Within the Cupriavidus malaysiensis genome, the region CCTACCTGGCGCGGCGGCTGGCCGAACTCGGCCTGGCGGCGCCGGCAGGCGGCACGCCTCCCCTGGTGCTGGCGCTGCCGCGCGGCGGTGTCCCGGTGGCCTTCGAGGTCGCGCGCGCGCTGGCGGCGCCGCTGGACGTCCTGCTGGTGCGCAAGATCGGCGCGCCAGGCTATCCCGAGCTGGCGCTGGGTGCGGTGGTGGAAGGGGTTCCGCCGACCGCCGCGCCGCACACCGTGGCCAACGACGACCCGTGGGCGCGCCGGGCCATCGACAGCGGCGCCTTCGATGCCGAGCGCGGGCGGCAGCTCGATGAGATCCGGCTGCGGCAACGGCGCTACCGCGGCGGCGCACCGCTGCCGCCGCTGCAGGGCCGCACCGTGATCGTGGTCGACGACGGCGTGGCCACCGGCGCCACCATGCGCGCCGCGCTCGAAGCGGTGCGCGCGGCCGGCGCCGCGCGCGTGGTGGCGGCGGTGC harbors:
- a CDS encoding phosphoribosyltransferase, with product MPVPPCFADRCEAGAYLARRLAELGLAAPAGGTPPLVLALPRGGVPVAFEVARALAAPLDVLLVRKIGAPGYPELALGAVVEGVPPTAAPHTVANDDPWARRAIDSGAFDAERGRQLDEIRLRQRRYRGGAPLPPLQGRTVIVVDDGVATGATMRAALEAVRAAGAARVVAAVPVGALDGLAALRAAADQVVCLNTPAVFGAVGAFYLDFTQTGDEEVLRLLRAAAGGAAP